The Flavobacterium commune genome contains a region encoding:
- a CDS encoding FtsB family cell division protein, which translates to MKNPYKDKAWFQFLSNKYIWSLLFFVTWMLFLDNYSYFDHSVLNDQIEELEDNKTYYQEEIIKDEAQIKQLKNPQQVEKYAREKYYMKKDSEDIYIIEFEGDTIEKKQ; encoded by the coding sequence ATGAAAAACCCCTATAAAGACAAAGCCTGGTTTCAATTTTTAAGCAACAAATACATTTGGTCCTTATTGTTTTTTGTAACCTGGATGCTATTTTTAGACAATTACTCCTATTTTGACCACAGTGTTTTAAACGACCAAATTGAAGAATTAGAAGACAATAAAACCTATTATCAGGAAGAAATTATAAAGGATGAAGCCCAAATTAAGCAGCTTAAAAATCCGCAGCAGGTAGAAAAATATGCCCGCGAAAAATACTATATGAAAAAAGACAGTGAGGATATTTACATCATTGAATTTGAAGGCGACACTATCGAAAAGAAACAATAA
- the udk gene encoding uridine kinase — protein MLIIGIAGGTGSGKTTVVHQIMKQLPDAEVGVISQDSYYKKTTNLSYDERALINFDHPRAIDFDLLVTHLQELKEGKTIQQPVYSFVTHNRTEDSISTHPRKVMIVEGILILAHAQLRDLFDIKIYVHADADERLIRRLKRDIAERGRDMDEVLNRYQQTLKPMHEQFIEPTKAFADIIIPNNKYNTVAIDMLRTVINQKIL, from the coding sequence ATGCTCATTATAGGAATTGCAGGCGGAACAGGAAGTGGAAAAACAACGGTGGTGCACCAAATCATGAAGCAATTGCCTGATGCCGAAGTAGGCGTTATTTCTCAGGATTCTTATTATAAAAAAACGACCAATCTCAGTTATGACGAACGCGCTTTAATCAATTTTGATCATCCCAGAGCCATCGATTTCGACTTATTAGTCACACATTTGCAGGAACTCAAGGAAGGCAAAACCATTCAGCAGCCCGTATATTCTTTTGTGACCCACAACCGTACCGAAGACAGCATCAGCACACATCCCCGAAAAGTAATGATTGTGGAAGGAATTTTAATTTTGGCTCATGCCCAATTAAGGGATTTGTTTGACATCAAAATCTACGTTCATGCCGACGCCGACGAAAGACTCATCCGCCGACTAAAAAGAGACATTGCCGAGCGCGGTCGTGATATGGATGAAGTTTTAAACCGTTATCAACAAACCTTAAAACCCATGCACGAACAGTTTATTGAGCCTACAAAAGCATTTGCCGATATTATTATCCCCAACAACAAATACAACACCGTAGCCATAGACATGCTTCGCACAGTAATAAATCAAAAAATTCTATAA
- a CDS encoding SDR family oxidoreductase, with product MNFSQKMLRDDALQGKVIVVTGGGSGLGKAMTKYFLELGAKVAITSRDLEKLKNTAAELEAETGGICLPLQCDVRHYEEVENMLQQVLKAFDKVDILLNNAAGNFISPTERLSANAFDTIIDIVLKGTKNCTLAFGKHWIDSKQTSATVLNIVTTYAWTGSAYVVPSATAKAGVLAMTRSLAVEWAKYGIRTNAIAPGPFPTKGAWDRLLPGNLAEKFDMAKKVPLKRVGDHQELANLAAYLVSDFSAYINGEVVVIDGGEWLKGAGQFNILEAIPEELWDQLEMMIKAKKNK from the coding sequence ATGAACTTTAGCCAAAAAATGTTACGGGACGATGCCCTCCAAGGAAAAGTAATTGTTGTTACCGGTGGAGGTAGCGGACTGGGAAAAGCTATGACCAAATATTTCCTGGAACTGGGCGCTAAAGTAGCCATCACTTCCCGCGATTTAGAGAAATTGAAAAATACGGCTGCCGAATTAGAAGCGGAAACTGGCGGAATTTGTTTGCCTCTACAATGTGATGTGCGTCATTATGAAGAAGTCGAAAACATGTTGCAACAAGTCTTGAAGGCTTTTGACAAAGTAGATATTTTACTCAACAACGCTGCGGGCAACTTCATCTCTCCTACCGAACGCTTATCGGCTAATGCCTTTGATACCATTATTGATATTGTTCTAAAAGGAACCAAAAACTGCACCCTGGCTTTTGGAAAACACTGGATTGACAGCAAGCAAACTTCGGCTACCGTTTTAAATATTGTGACCACCTATGCCTGGACGGGTTCAGCCTATGTGGTGCCCAGCGCCACTGCCAAGGCAGGCGTTCTCGCCATGACCCGAAGTCTTGCCGTGGAATGGGCTAAATACGGCATCCGAACCAATGCCATTGCGCCAGGACCATTTCCTACCAAAGGCGCCTGGGACAGATTGCTTCCCGGTAATCTTGCCGAAAAATTTGATATGGCTAAAAAAGTACCACTCAAACGCGTGGGTGACCATCAGGAATTAGCCAATTTGGCCGCTTATCTGGTTTCTGATTTCTCAGCTTACATCAACGGTGAAGTCGTGGTAATTGACGGTGGCGAATGGCTCAAAGGCGCCGGACAATTTAACATTCTGGAAGCCATTCCTGAAGAACTTTGGGACCAACTCGAAATGATGATTAAAGCCAAGAAGAATAAATAA
- a CDS encoding cation:proton antiporter, with product MTDFINHLIHEFELPLGNPVLVFSLILFIILLSPILLKRLNIPGIIGLIISGVVIGPHGLNILEKNSAIDLFSTIGLLYIMFIAGLELDMNEFKANRNKSLLFGFCTFIFPLAIGFPVCFYFLNYDFNASFLTASMFATHTLVAYPIVSKLGIVKNQAVAITIGGTILTDTAVLIILAVIMGNTNGNLNQEFWLRLGISLAIFSAIMFLLIPKIAKWFFRKLESEKHSHYIFVLSVVFFAAFLAEVAGVEPIIGAFVAGLALNKLIPHSSALMNRIEFIGNSLFIPFFLISVGMLVDTSVILKGPTALIVAGTLSVVALLGKWVAALITQYTLKYSKVQRQLIFGLSSAHAAATLAVILVGYKANILDENILNGTIILILITCVIASFVTEKAAKQIVIESENDKTDLVVANKLNEEHILLPIASIKKIEKLLEFSILIKDKKSPNPVSILSVVSNDKEAESNIIKTRNKLEEFVRQGSATETKVNAITTIDHNITSGVARISREIMANIIVMGWPVRSGVLDKLIGEKTESILENTDKTVFICDLVKPLVLHKRILVVVPPLAEHENGFDLWVVKIAKLAQELSIPLFLECNPATQKAVEKFSVEMKLNIKMTINIFEDWEDFLVLSRKINEDDLFVLISARKGSASYMNLLEKLPFKLGKHFPDNNKFVIYPQQFDNAYTAQRYEDLSSQPLNIGIETIQKIGKDIGSIFKGK from the coding sequence ATGACCGATTTTATAAATCACCTAATACATGAATTTGAATTGCCATTAGGAAACCCCGTATTGGTTTTTTCATTGATTTTGTTCATTATATTATTGTCTCCCATTCTTTTAAAAAGGCTGAATATTCCCGGTATTATTGGTTTAATCATTTCGGGAGTTGTTATTGGACCTCATGGTTTGAATATTTTGGAAAAAAATTCAGCTATCGATTTGTTTTCGACTATCGGATTGTTGTATATCATGTTTATAGCCGGCTTAGAATTGGATATGAATGAGTTTAAGGCTAATAGAAATAAGAGTCTTCTGTTTGGTTTTTGCACCTTTATTTTTCCGTTGGCTATAGGTTTCCCAGTCTGTTTTTATTTTTTAAACTATGATTTTAATGCTAGTTTTTTAACAGCCAGTATGTTTGCAACTCATACTCTGGTGGCGTATCCTATTGTGAGTAAATTAGGAATAGTGAAAAATCAGGCGGTGGCCATAACCATTGGTGGAACCATACTTACCGATACGGCAGTATTGATTATTCTGGCGGTAATTATGGGTAATACGAATGGAAATCTTAATCAGGAGTTTTGGTTGCGATTAGGGATTTCTCTGGCAATTTTTTCGGCCATTATGTTTTTGCTTATTCCAAAAATTGCCAAATGGTTTTTTCGAAAGTTGGAAAGCGAAAAACATTCTCATTATATATTTGTTCTATCGGTAGTATTTTTTGCTGCTTTTTTAGCCGAAGTGGCCGGAGTTGAACCTATAATTGGAGCTTTTGTGGCTGGTTTGGCCTTGAATAAATTAATTCCGCATTCTTCTGCATTGATGAACAGAATTGAGTTTATTGGGAATTCTTTGTTTATACCGTTTTTCCTGATAAGTGTAGGAATGTTAGTCGATACCAGTGTTATTTTGAAAGGACCTACCGCACTTATCGTGGCGGGAACGCTTTCGGTTGTAGCTTTGTTGGGAAAATGGGTTGCAGCATTGATTACCCAGTACACGCTTAAGTATTCTAAAGTACAAAGACAGCTCATTTTTGGTTTAAGTAGTGCGCATGCTGCGGCTACTTTAGCGGTGATATTGGTAGGTTATAAAGCGAATATTCTGGATGAGAATATCTTAAATGGTACTATTATTTTGATTCTAATAACCTGTGTTATTGCTTCATTTGTTACCGAAAAAGCAGCCAAGCAAATTGTTATTGAATCTGAAAATGATAAAACTGATTTGGTAGTTGCTAATAAACTCAATGAAGAGCATATTTTACTTCCCATAGCCAGTATTAAAAAAATTGAAAAATTACTCGAATTTTCAATATTGATTAAGGATAAAAAATCACCTAATCCCGTATCGATTCTATCTGTGGTTTCTAATGATAAAGAGGCTGAATCTAACATTATTAAAACCCGAAATAAGTTAGAAGAATTTGTAAGGCAAGGCTCGGCAACCGAGACAAAAGTGAATGCAATTACAACTATAGATCATAATATTACCAGTGGAGTTGCGCGTATTTCCAGAGAAATTATGGCAAATATTATTGTTATGGGCTGGCCGGTGCGCAGTGGTGTATTGGATAAATTAATTGGCGAAAAAACTGAAAGTATTTTAGAGAATACAGATAAAACCGTTTTTATTTGCGATTTGGTTAAGCCATTGGTGCTTCATAAGCGAATTTTGGTAGTAGTACCACCGTTGGCTGAACACGAAAATGGCTTTGATTTATGGGTTGTAAAGATAGCTAAGTTGGCACAGGAACTCAGTATTCCTTTGTTTTTAGAATGCAATCCGGCTACCCAAAAAGCAGTTGAAAAATTCTCAGTAGAGATGAAATTGAACATTAAAATGACAATAAATATCTTTGAGGATTGGGAAGATTTTCTGGTATTGTCGAGAAAAATAAATGAAGATGATTTGTTTGTTCTTATTTCTGCAAGAAAAGGTTCTGCTTCATACATGAATTTACTTGAAAAATTGCCGTTTAAATTAGGTAAACATTTTCCAGACAACAATAAGTTTGTGATTTATCCGCAACAATTTGATAATGCCTATACGGCTCAACGTTATGAAGATCTTTCGTCGCAACCATTAAACATAGGTATTGAAACCATACAAAAAATTGGAAAAGATATTGGAAGTATTTTTAAAGGAAAATAA
- a CDS encoding methionine aminotransferase, producing MSKLPNTITSIFTVMSKMAAEYNAINLSQGFPNFPIDEKLTAIVAQLANEDIHQYTPMAGYPPLLSKIASLVAYSYQRTVQAETEILVTTGATQGIFTSIQALVESEDEVIILDPSYDSYEAPILLCNAKPVRVALNDDYTPNWENIEAACSAKTKMIIINNPHNPTGKILNEADFEALETLFEKFPKIILLSDEVYEYITFEEKHISIHTRELLRNRAVVASSFGKTFHITGWKIGYLVAPEHLMKEIKKVHQFLVFSVNSLSQAAISDYLDIVSVDEIGSFYQQKRDYFRQLLSKSRFKLMPCEGTYFQVVSYEAISNENDVDFCKHLIIEHGVAAIPISNFYEKGKDLHLIRFCFAKDNATLEEAARRLYKI from the coding sequence ATGTCTAAACTTCCCAACACTATCACCAGCATTTTTACAGTCATGTCAAAAATGGCTGCAGAATACAATGCTATTAATTTATCACAAGGTTTTCCTAACTTTCCAATTGATGAAAAACTGACTGCTATTGTGGCTCAATTGGCTAATGAAGACATTCACCAATACACTCCGATGGCGGGTTATCCTCCTTTGTTGTCAAAAATCGCTTCTCTTGTTGCGTATTCCTACCAAAGAACCGTTCAGGCTGAAACCGAAATTTTGGTTACTACCGGAGCAACCCAAGGTATTTTCACAAGCATTCAAGCCTTGGTAGAAAGTGAGGACGAAGTAATCATTTTAGATCCCAGTTATGATTCGTACGAAGCGCCTATTTTATTATGCAATGCGAAGCCCGTTCGCGTAGCATTAAATGATGATTATACTCCTAATTGGGAAAACATTGAAGCCGCCTGCTCTGCGAAAACCAAAATGATTATCATCAACAATCCGCACAATCCAACGGGAAAAATACTTAATGAAGCGGATTTTGAAGCCTTAGAAACACTGTTTGAAAAATTCCCTAAAATCATTTTGCTTTCTGACGAAGTTTATGAATACATTACTTTCGAAGAAAAACACATTTCGATTCACACCCGCGAACTACTTCGCAATCGGGCTGTAGTAGCTTCCTCTTTTGGAAAGACTTTTCATATCACGGGTTGGAAAATCGGATATTTAGTTGCTCCCGAACATTTGATGAAAGAAATCAAAAAAGTGCATCAATTTCTGGTTTTCAGCGTAAACAGTCTTTCGCAAGCTGCCATAAGTGACTATTTAGACATTGTTTCGGTTGACGAAATTGGTAGTTTCTATCAGCAAAAAAGGGATTATTTCAGGCAATTACTTTCAAAGAGCCGATTCAAATTAATGCCATGCGAAGGCACTTATTTTCAGGTCGTATCCTACGAAGCCATTTCAAATGAAAATGATGTAGATTTTTGCAAGCACCTTATCATCGAACACGGTGTAGCGGCGATTCCTATTTCTAATTTCTACGAAAAAGGCAAAGATTTACATTTAATCCGCTTTTGTTTTGCCAAAGACAACGCCACCTTAGAAGAAGCAGCGAGGAGACTTTACAAAATCTAA
- a CDS encoding SAM-dependent methyltransferase: MNSTPLLGKLYLIPTTMGECDPMDVLPQTVKRTIDFIDYYIVENEKTARKSIKAVHPEKKQADLVLFALNKHTEAKEHLDFIKPLLEGKNVGLMSEAGCPGVADPGAVIVKLAHDRGIQVIPLVGPSSILLAMMASGMNGQSFTFHGYLPIEKDEKRASFKSLERISFEKNQSQIFIETPYRNNKLLEDLIQTLHPETYLCIATDITLPTEYIKTKKISAWKKEAIDLHKRPTIFIIHKM; encoded by the coding sequence ATGAATTCAACCCCTCTTTTAGGAAAACTCTATTTAATCCCAACTACAATGGGAGAATGTGACCCGATGGATGTTTTACCGCAAACCGTAAAAAGAACTATTGATTTTATTGATTATTATATTGTCGAAAACGAAAAAACCGCCCGAAAATCCATCAAAGCGGTTCATCCCGAAAAAAAACAAGCAGACTTAGTGCTTTTTGCATTAAACAAACATACTGAAGCCAAAGAACATCTGGATTTCATCAAACCATTATTAGAAGGAAAAAATGTAGGCTTAATGAGCGAAGCCGGTTGTCCCGGAGTTGCCGACCCCGGTGCTGTAATTGTAAAACTGGCACACGACAGAGGAATTCAGGTAATTCCATTAGTAGGACCTTCATCTATTTTATTAGCCATGATGGCTTCTGGAATGAATGGCCAAAGTTTTACTTTTCACGGCTATTTACCGATTGAAAAAGACGAAAAAAGAGCGAGTTTCAAGAGCTTAGAAAGAATCTCATTCGAAAAAAATCAATCCCAGATTTTTATTGAAACACCATATCGCAATAATAAATTACTGGAAGATTTAATCCAAACATTACATCCGGAAACATATTTATGTATCGCAACTGATATTACTTTACCAACCGAATACATCAAGACTAAGAAAATTTCGGCATGGAAAAAAGAAGCTATCGATTTACATAAGCGTCCTACTATTTTTATTATTCATAAAATGTAG
- a CDS encoding low molecular weight protein-tyrosine-phosphatase produces MSVKILMVCLGNICRSPLAEGILASKLPKDKFFVDSAGTGAWHSGNQPDARSIAVAKKHQLDISTQRARLFKVEDFETFDYIYVMDKSNFRDVIRLAKNDEQKEKVEIILNELYPNENVDVPDPYYGISNGFEMVFQMLDEACEIIASKLKANHG; encoded by the coding sequence ATGTCTGTAAAGATTTTAATGGTATGTTTGGGCAATATTTGTCGGTCACCTTTAGCCGAAGGAATTTTGGCTTCCAAACTACCAAAAGATAAATTCTTTGTTGATTCTGCCGGTACTGGCGCCTGGCACTCAGGAAATCAACCCGACGCACGTTCTATTGCTGTTGCCAAAAAACACCAATTAGATATTTCTACTCAAAGAGCCAGACTATTCAAAGTTGAGGATTTCGAAACTTTTGATTACATCTATGTGATGGATAAATCCAACTTTAGAGACGTGATTCGTTTAGCCAAAAATGATGAGCAAAAAGAAAAAGTTGAAATCATTCTAAACGAATTATATCCTAATGAAAATGTCGATGTTCCTGATCCTTATTACGGCATCTCCAATGGATTTGAAATGGTTTTCCAAATGCTTGATGAAGCTTGCGAAATCATTGCATCAAAACTAAAAGCCAATCACGGCTAA
- the dnaA gene encoding chromosomal replication initiator protein DnaA: protein MNKTAQSVWDNCLSFIKDNIQDQAYKTWFEPIKSVELTDNALYIQVPSKFFYEWLEEHYVKLLKVALTKELGKNAKLLYKIKMENTYGNKQPFTEQLPSANRSPVKPQNVDAPLKNLDPELKNPFVIPGIRNLKIESQLNANYSFDNFLEGDSNRLARSAGMAVANKPGGTSFNPLLIFGGVGLGKTHLAHAIGVEIKDKYPEKTVLYISAEIFTQQYIDSVKKNNRNDFIHFYQLIDVLIIDDVQFLSGKSGTQDVFFHIFNYLHQNGKQVILTSDKAPVDMQDIEQRLLSRFKWGLSAELHQPDYETRISILKNILYRDGVEMPDEIIEYVARNIKSNVRELEGAIISLIAQSSFNKKEVTIELAKSVVEKFVKNVKREISIDYIQKIVSDYFQLDVETLQSKTRKRHVVQARQLAMFFAKKFTKSSLANIGSQIGDRDHATVLHACKTVDNLVATDKQFKKFVEDIHKKLTL, encoded by the coding sequence ATGAACAAAACTGCTCAATCAGTATGGGATAACTGTTTGTCTTTTATAAAAGACAATATTCAAGACCAAGCCTATAAAACTTGGTTTGAGCCAATCAAGTCAGTTGAACTTACCGATAACGCATTATATATTCAGGTTCCTAGTAAATTTTTCTACGAATGGTTAGAAGAACACTATGTTAAACTATTAAAAGTTGCCCTTACTAAAGAACTTGGTAAAAACGCAAAGTTACTTTATAAAATTAAAATGGAGAACACTTATGGCAACAAACAGCCGTTTACGGAACAATTGCCAAGTGCCAACCGTTCTCCTGTAAAACCGCAAAATGTTGATGCTCCTTTAAAAAATCTGGATCCTGAATTAAAAAATCCTTTTGTAATTCCAGGGATCAGAAATTTAAAAATCGAATCACAACTAAACGCTAATTATAGTTTTGACAATTTCCTTGAAGGAGATTCTAACCGTCTGGCTCGTTCGGCAGGTATGGCTGTAGCCAATAAACCTGGAGGAACTTCATTTAATCCATTATTGATTTTTGGAGGTGTTGGATTAGGGAAAACGCATTTAGCGCATGCTATTGGAGTTGAGATTAAAGACAAATATCCTGAAAAAACGGTCTTGTATATTTCTGCTGAAATCTTCACGCAACAATATATAGACTCTGTAAAGAAAAATAACCGAAATGACTTTATTCATTTCTACCAATTAATTGATGTATTAATCATCGACGATGTTCAATTCCTATCAGGAAAATCAGGAACACAAGATGTATTTTTCCATATTTTCAATTATTTGCACCAAAACGGAAAGCAGGTTATCCTGACTTCTGACAAAGCACCTGTGGACATGCAGGATATTGAGCAACGCTTATTATCCCGTTTCAAATGGGGATTATCAGCCGAATTGCACCAACCGGATTACGAGACCAGAATTTCGATTCTAAAAAACATCTTGTACCGCGATGGTGTGGAAATGCCCGACGAAATTATCGAATACGTAGCCCGCAACATTAAATCTAATGTTCGTGAACTGGAAGGTGCTATTATATCGTTGATTGCACAATCTTCTTTCAACAAAAAAGAAGTTACTATCGAACTGGCGAAGAGCGTAGTTGAGAAATTTGTCAAGAATGTAAAACGTGAAATTTCTATAGATTACATTCAAAAAATCGTTTCCGATTATTTCCAATTGGACGTAGAGACTTTGCAATCAAAAACGAGGAAAAGGCACGTAGTTCAAGCGAGGCAGTTAGCGATGTTTTTCGCTAAAAAATTCACTAAATCGTCTTTGGCAAATATTGGTTCTCAAATTGGTGATCGTGATCACGCAACAGTACTACACGCTTGTAAAACTGTAGATAATTTGGTAGCAACCGACAAACAATTCAAAAAATTTGTCGAAGACATCCACAAAAAACTAACGCTATAA
- a CDS encoding acyl-CoA thioesterase — translation MKIYEFNVRVRYSETDQMGVVYHGNYAQYFEMGRVEWLRNIGISYKWMEENGVMLPVVSLNINYKKPARYDDLLRVKTIFKSQTSAKIEFDYEIYNEQNELLTIGNSILVFVNMKTGRPMAAPEYVKTQLLRI, via the coding sequence ATGAAAATATACGAATTTAATGTGCGTGTAAGATATTCAGAAACCGATCAAATGGGAGTGGTTTATCACGGGAATTATGCACAGTATTTTGAGATGGGTCGCGTGGAATGGCTTAGAAACATTGGGATTTCATACAAATGGATGGAAGAAAATGGTGTAATGCTTCCTGTGGTTTCTTTGAATATTAATTATAAAAAACCAGCCCGATATGACGATTTGTTGAGGGTAAAAACAATTTTTAAAAGTCAGACTTCAGCGAAGATTGAATTTGATTATGAGATATACAATGAACAAAATGAGTTATTAACAATTGGGAACTCAATTTTGGTGTTTGTGAACATGAAAACGGGTCGTCCGATGGCTGCTCCGGAATATGTCAAAACGCAGCTTTTACGAATATAA
- a CDS encoding IMPACT family protein, protein MKDTYNTIAFPSEEILFKEKGSKFFGYAFPITSEEEVKPIIEILRKKYPTACHYCYAYQIGSEKISYRANDDGEPSNSAGTPIYGQIQSFSVTNTLVVIVRIFGGTKLGVGGLITAYKTAAQLTLENCSIVEKTIDIHYLISFDYKNMNKVMRIIKEKNLDIVNQKMEMSCEIEIKTRKKNAEQIFDIFNSLFEIEIKAKE, encoded by the coding sequence ATGAAAGACACCTACAATACCATTGCATTTCCATCCGAAGAAATTCTTTTTAAAGAAAAAGGAAGTAAATTCTTTGGTTATGCTTTCCCAATAACGTCTGAAGAGGAAGTCAAACCAATAATTGAAATTTTAAGAAAAAAGTATCCCACCGCTTGCCATTATTGTTATGCTTACCAGATAGGCAGTGAAAAAATCAGCTACAGGGCCAATGATGATGGAGAACCCAGCAATAGTGCAGGAACGCCTATTTACGGACAAATCCAGTCTTTTTCAGTAACCAACACTCTCGTTGTTATTGTTCGCATTTTTGGCGGAACTAAATTAGGCGTTGGCGGATTAATTACTGCTTATAAAACAGCCGCACAACTCACACTTGAAAATTGCTCCATTGTAGAAAAAACAATCGACATCCATTATTTAATTTCTTTTGATTACAAAAACATGAATAAGGTCATGCGCATCATCAAAGAAAAAAATTTAGACATAGTGAATCAAAAAATGGAAATGAGCTGCGAAATTGAAATCAAAACCCGAAAAAAAAATGCCGAACAAATATTCGACATTTTTAATTCTTTATTCGAAATTGAGATAAAAGCAAAAGAATAA
- a CDS encoding HAD family hydrolase yields the protein MINTIIFDFGDIFINLDKKATIDGLKNLGLKEWNEDLDRLNIQFEKGNIKREEFLAGFQKHMPNASIEEILEAWNAILADFPLYRLEFLQMLSKKYRLFLLSNTDSIHIETFEQRVGTSFYSDFYQCFEKVYFSFEMGMRKPDAEIYLSVLNKHELQAKRTLFVDDKKENTDAAQALGIHVWNLQVGKEDVVDLFNKDIL from the coding sequence ATGATTAATACTATTATTTTTGATTTTGGAGATATCTTCATCAATTTAGACAAAAAAGCCACTATTGACGGACTTAAAAATCTAGGTTTAAAAGAATGGAATGAAGATTTAGATCGTTTGAATATTCAATTTGAAAAAGGAAACATTAAAAGAGAGGAATTTTTAGCCGGATTTCAAAAACACATGCCTAATGCCAGCATCGAAGAAATTCTGGAGGCTTGGAATGCTATTTTAGCCGACTTTCCTTTGTATCGATTGGAATTTTTACAAATGCTTTCTAAAAAATACCGTTTGTTTTTATTGAGCAACACCGACTCGATTCACATTGAAACATTCGAGCAAAGAGTAGGAACTTCTTTTTACAGCGATTTTTACCAATGCTTTGAAAAAGTCTATTTTTCATTCGAAATGGGAATGCGCAAACCCGATGCCGAAATTTACCTTTCGGTTTTAAACAAACACGAACTGCAAGCCAAACGCACCTTATTTGTTGACGACAAAAAAGAAAACACCGATGCCGCTCAGGCTTTAGGAATTCACGTTTGGAATCTTCAGGTTGGCAAAGAAGACGTAGTCGATTTATTCAACAAAGACATTCTTTAA
- the ribD gene encoding bifunctional diaminohydroxyphosphoribosylaminopyrimidine deaminase/5-amino-6-(5-phosphoribosylamino)uracil reductase RibD, which translates to MKKIHEKYLARCIELAKNGTGTTYPNPMVGSVIVYENQIIGEGWHKKAGEPHAEVNAVNSVKDKSLLEKATIYVSLEPCSHFGKTPPCCDLIIRNKIPNVVIGTVDPNKKVAGKGIKKLIEAGINVTVGLLEEECNALNKRFFTFHQQKRPYIILKWAESQDGFIAPIERNEQKPIWITNQYSRQLVHKWRSEEQAILVGTQTAIDDNPKLDVRDWTGKNPVRVVLDKNNRIPKENFLLDNQIKTIVFCQTNTDANQENLIFERIDFEQNIAPQILTKLFEHQIQSVIIEGGRQTLQTFIDNNLWDEARIFKGKTIFKNGTKAPTIQPKANQKQFILEDELIISTNHD; encoded by the coding sequence GTGAAAAAGATACATGAAAAATACCTGGCGCGCTGCATTGAACTAGCCAAAAATGGCACGGGAACGACCTATCCTAACCCGATGGTGGGCAGCGTTATTGTTTATGAAAACCAAATTATTGGCGAAGGTTGGCACAAAAAAGCAGGAGAACCACATGCCGAAGTAAATGCCGTAAATTCAGTTAAAGACAAATCTTTACTAGAAAAAGCGACTATTTACGTCAGCTTAGAGCCTTGCAGCCATTTTGGAAAAACACCGCCTTGTTGCGATTTAATCATTCGAAATAAAATCCCAAATGTAGTCATTGGAACGGTAGATCCTAACAAGAAAGTAGCCGGTAAAGGCATCAAAAAACTAATCGAAGCAGGAATTAACGTTACTGTAGGCCTTCTGGAAGAAGAATGCAACGCACTCAACAAACGTTTTTTTACTTTCCACCAACAAAAAAGACCTTATATCATCCTGAAATGGGCAGAAAGTCAGGATGGATTTATTGCTCCAATAGAAAGAAACGAACAAAAACCTATTTGGATCACCAATCAATATTCGAGACAATTAGTCCATAAATGGCGAAGCGAAGAACAGGCTATTCTTGTGGGTACACAAACTGCCATAGACGACAATCCAAAATTAGATGTTCGCGATTGGACAGGAAAAAACCCAGTAAGAGTGGTTTTAGACAAAAATAATCGGATTCCAAAAGAAAATTTTCTACTGGACAATCAAATCAAAACGATTGTTTTTTGCCAAACAAATACCGATGCAAACCAAGAAAACCTTATCTTTGAAAGAATTGATTTTGAACAAAATATAGCTCCCCAAATCTTAACAAAATTATTTGAACATCAAATTCAATCGGTAATAATTGAAGGTGGTCGTCAAACCTTACAAACTTTTATTGACAATAACCTTTGGGACGAAGCACGTATTTTTAAAGGAAAAACCATCTTTAAAAACGGAACAAAAGCACCAACTATACAACCAAAAGCAAACCAAAAACAGTTCATTTTAGAAGATGAACTAATAATTTCTACCAACCATGATTAA